A portion of the Betta splendens chromosome 2, fBetSpl5.4, whole genome shotgun sequence genome contains these proteins:
- the LOC114866581 gene encoding gamma-glutamylaminecyclotransferase B-like isoform X2, giving the protein MTRVFVYGTLKKGQPNYFRMFNGTSGTAEFLGSALTIEKFPLVIAGKYNVPFLLNIPGQGHRVHGEIYKVDDEMLKFLDAFESVPTMYQRTVVQLEVKEWVRNIEGEEVLSPGSITEAFLYSTTTYQPDWPSLPSFDSYDTHGDHGLKYVDRKDRD; this is encoded by the coding sequence ATGACGCGGGTCTTTGTCTATGGCACCCTGAAAAAAGGGCAGCCAAACTACTTTCGTATGTTTAACGGCACCAGCGGCACAGCTGAGTTCCTTGGCTCTGCGCTTACCATTGAGAAGTTCCCACTAGTGATCGCTGGCAAATACAACGTCCCCTTCCTCCTCAACATCCCCGGTCAGGGTCACAGAGTTCATGGAGAGATCTACAAAGTTGACGACGAGATGCTGAAGTTCCTGGATGCCTTTGAGAGTGTTCCCACCATGTACCAGCGGACTGTGGTCCAACTAGAGGTGAAGGAGTGGGTGAGGAACATAGAGGGAGAGGAGGTGCTGTCACCGGGAAGCATCACAGAGGCGTTTTTGTACAGCACAACAACGTACCAGCCAGACTGGCCCTCTCTGCCTAGCTTTGACAGCTACGATACACATGGTGATCATGGTTTGAAGTACGTGGACAGAAAGGACAGAGACTGA
- the LOC114866581 gene encoding gamma-glutamylaminecyclotransferase-like isoform X1, producing the protein MVYLPSIIPMTRVFVYGTLKKGQPNYFRMFNGTSGTAEFLGSALTIEKFPLVIAGKYNVPFLLNIPGQGHRVHGEIYKVDDEMLKFLDAFESVPTMYQRTVVQLEVKEWVRNIEGEEVLSPGSITEAFLYSTTTYQPDWPSLPSFDSYDTHGDHGLKYVDRKDRD; encoded by the exons ATG GTGTATTTGCCCTCCATCATCCCCATGACGCGGGTCTTTGTCTATGGCACCCTGAAAAAAGGGCAGCCAAACTACTTTCGTATGTTTAACGGCACCAGCGGCACAGCTGAGTTCCTTGGCTCTGCGCTTACCATTGAGAAGTTCCCACTAGTGATCGCTGGCAAATACAACGTCCCCTTCCTCCTCAACATCCCCGGTCAGGGTCACAGAGTTCATGGAGAGATCTACAAAGTTGACGACGAGATGCTGAAGTTCCTGGATGCCTTTGAGAGTGTTCCCACCATGTACCAGCGGACTGTGGTCCAACTAGAGGTGAAGGAGTGGGTGAGGAACATAGAGGGAGAGGAGGTGCTGTCACCGGGAAGCATCACAGAGGCGTTTTTGTACAGCACAACAACGTACCAGCCAGACTGGCCCTCTCTGCCTAGCTTTGACAGCTACGATACACATGGTGATCATGGTTTGAAGTACGTGGACAGAAAGGACAGAGACTGA
- the arl13b gene encoding ADP-ribosylation factor-like protein 13B isoform X3: MFSLMANCCNWLKRWREPARKVTLVMVGLDNAGKTATVRGIQGDNPRDVAPTVGFSKVDLKQGKFEVTIFDLGGGKRIRGIWKNYYSESHGVVFVVDSSDVQRIQETRETMAEVLQHPRISGKPVLVLANKQDKDGALAEADIIENLSLEKLVNENKCLCQIEPCSAVLGYGKKVDKSIKKGLNWLLSNIAKDYEAIAERVQKDTAEQRAQEEQDKKERAERVRQIREERERKEREEAEREGRPIQEEEPDDENMPSPFQPIGNLVSENEDKEKERKRPRELQEGRANSPKADGDQEEEEYEEENDEEPEDIRRTPENTGSASAGEQSKKKTRKLHLKRKHRVDPLRTEEGPVESPTPPPPPEFYKKPLPPLANRMRPNGDTHDVIF; encoded by the exons ATGTTTAGCCTGATGGCGAATTGCTGTAACTGGCTGAAACGTTGGCGAGAGCCCGCGAG AAAGGTGACTCTGGTCATGGTGGGACTTGATAATGCAGGGAAGACAGCCACTGTACGAGGAATTCAAGGAG ACAATCCTCGTGATGTCGCTCCTACAGTCGGCTTTTCCAAGGTTGACCTGAAACAGGGTAAATTCGAGGTGACCATCTTTGACCTAGGCGGCGGCAAACGAATCCGGGGCATCTGGAAGAACTATTACTCAGAGTCACATGgtgtggtgtttgtggtggaCTCCAGTGATGTCCAGCGCATCCAGGAGACACGAGAAACCATGGCTGAGGTTCTTCAACACCCTCGCATCTCTGGCAAACCAGTGCTAGT GCTTGCCAACAAACAGGACAAAGATGGAGCCCTGGCTGAAGCAGACATCATTGAGAACCTGTCCTTAGAGAAGCTTGTTAACGAGAACAAGTGTCTCTGTCAAATT GAGCCGTGCTCTGCTGTGCTGGGCTACGGCAAAAAGGTGGACAAGTCAATCAAGAAGGGGCTAAACTGGCTCCTCAGCAATATTGCCAAAGACTACGAGGCCATCGCTGAGCGCGTGCAGAAGGACACGGCGGAGCAGCGAGCTCAGGAAGAGCAGGACAAGAAGGAGCGGGCAGAGAGAGTACGGCAGATACGAGAAGAGAG GGAACGAAAGGAGCGAGAAGAGGCAGAGCGAGAGGGCAGGCCGATCCAGGAAGAGGAGCCTGATGATGAGAACATGCCTAGCCCTTTCCAGCCAATAGGAAACCTGGTGTCTgag AACGAGGATAAggaaaaggagaggaagaggccaAGAGAGCTGCAGGAGGGCAGAGCCAACAGCCCGAAGGCAGATGGTGatcaagaggaagaggagtatGAGGAGGAAAATGATGAAGAACCAGAGGATATCAGACGAACGCCAGAAAATACTGGTTCAG CGTCTGCAGGCGAGCAGAGCAAGAAGAAGACGAGGAAGCTGCACCTGAAGAGGAAGCACCGGGTGGACCCGCTCAGAACAGAGGAGGGGCCAGTAGAGAGCCccacccctccacctcctccag
- the arl13b gene encoding ADP-ribosylation factor-like protein 13B isoform X1: MFSLMANCCNWLKRWREPARKVTLVMVGLDNAGKTATVRGIQGDNPRDVAPTVGFSKVDLKQGKFEVTIFDLGGGKRIRGIWKNYYSESHGVVFVVDSSDVQRIQETRETMAEVLQHPRISGKPVLVLANKQDKDGALAEADIIENLSLEKLVNENKCLCQIEPCSAVLGYGKKVDKSIKKGLNWLLSNIAKDYEAIAERVQKDTAEQRAQEEQDKKERAERVRQIREERERKEREEAEREGRPIQEEEPDDENMPSPFQPIGNLVSENEDKEKERKRPRELQEGRANSPKADGDQEEEEYEEENDEEPEDIRRTPENTGSASAGEQSKKKTRKLHLKRKHRVDPLRTEEGPVESPTPPPPPVGWATPKVSRLPKLEPLGDLTHSEFYKKPLPPLANRMRPNGDTHDVIF; the protein is encoded by the exons ATGTTTAGCCTGATGGCGAATTGCTGTAACTGGCTGAAACGTTGGCGAGAGCCCGCGAG AAAGGTGACTCTGGTCATGGTGGGACTTGATAATGCAGGGAAGACAGCCACTGTACGAGGAATTCAAGGAG ACAATCCTCGTGATGTCGCTCCTACAGTCGGCTTTTCCAAGGTTGACCTGAAACAGGGTAAATTCGAGGTGACCATCTTTGACCTAGGCGGCGGCAAACGAATCCGGGGCATCTGGAAGAACTATTACTCAGAGTCACATGgtgtggtgtttgtggtggaCTCCAGTGATGTCCAGCGCATCCAGGAGACACGAGAAACCATGGCTGAGGTTCTTCAACACCCTCGCATCTCTGGCAAACCAGTGCTAGT GCTTGCCAACAAACAGGACAAAGATGGAGCCCTGGCTGAAGCAGACATCATTGAGAACCTGTCCTTAGAGAAGCTTGTTAACGAGAACAAGTGTCTCTGTCAAATT GAGCCGTGCTCTGCTGTGCTGGGCTACGGCAAAAAGGTGGACAAGTCAATCAAGAAGGGGCTAAACTGGCTCCTCAGCAATATTGCCAAAGACTACGAGGCCATCGCTGAGCGCGTGCAGAAGGACACGGCGGAGCAGCGAGCTCAGGAAGAGCAGGACAAGAAGGAGCGGGCAGAGAGAGTACGGCAGATACGAGAAGAGAG GGAACGAAAGGAGCGAGAAGAGGCAGAGCGAGAGGGCAGGCCGATCCAGGAAGAGGAGCCTGATGATGAGAACATGCCTAGCCCTTTCCAGCCAATAGGAAACCTGGTGTCTgag AACGAGGATAAggaaaaggagaggaagaggccaAGAGAGCTGCAGGAGGGCAGAGCCAACAGCCCGAAGGCAGATGGTGatcaagaggaagaggagtatGAGGAGGAAAATGATGAAGAACCAGAGGATATCAGACGAACGCCAGAAAATACTGGTTCAG CGTCTGCAGGCGAGCAGAGCAAGAAGAAGACGAGGAAGCTGCACCTGAAGAGGAAGCACCGGGTGGACCCGCTCAGAACAGAGGAGGGGCCAGTAGAGAGCCccacccctccacctcctccag TGGGATGGGCGACTCCCAAAGTCTCTAGACTGCCGAAACTAGAACCGCTCGGGGACTTGACACATTCTG
- the arl13b gene encoding ADP-ribosylation factor-like protein 13B isoform X2 has translation MFSLMANCCNWLKRWREPARKVTLVMVGLDNAGKTATVRGIQGDNPRDVAPTVGFSKVDLKQGKFEVTIFDLGGGKRIRGIWKNYYSESHGVVFVVDSSDVQRIQETRETMAEVLQHPRISGKPVLVLANKQDKDGALAEADIIENLSLEKLVNENKCLCQIEPCSAVLGYGKKVDKSIKKGLNWLLSNIAKDYEAIAERVQKDTAEQRAQEEQDKKERAERVRQIREERERKEREEAEREGRPIQEEEPDDENMPSPFQPIGNLVSENEDKEKERKRPRELQEGRANSPKADGDQEEEEYEEENDEEPEDIRRTPENTGSASAGEQSKKKTRKLHLKRKHRVDPLRTEEGPVESPTPPPPPVGWATPKVSRLPKLEPLGDLTHSASSV, from the exons ATGTTTAGCCTGATGGCGAATTGCTGTAACTGGCTGAAACGTTGGCGAGAGCCCGCGAG AAAGGTGACTCTGGTCATGGTGGGACTTGATAATGCAGGGAAGACAGCCACTGTACGAGGAATTCAAGGAG ACAATCCTCGTGATGTCGCTCCTACAGTCGGCTTTTCCAAGGTTGACCTGAAACAGGGTAAATTCGAGGTGACCATCTTTGACCTAGGCGGCGGCAAACGAATCCGGGGCATCTGGAAGAACTATTACTCAGAGTCACATGgtgtggtgtttgtggtggaCTCCAGTGATGTCCAGCGCATCCAGGAGACACGAGAAACCATGGCTGAGGTTCTTCAACACCCTCGCATCTCTGGCAAACCAGTGCTAGT GCTTGCCAACAAACAGGACAAAGATGGAGCCCTGGCTGAAGCAGACATCATTGAGAACCTGTCCTTAGAGAAGCTTGTTAACGAGAACAAGTGTCTCTGTCAAATT GAGCCGTGCTCTGCTGTGCTGGGCTACGGCAAAAAGGTGGACAAGTCAATCAAGAAGGGGCTAAACTGGCTCCTCAGCAATATTGCCAAAGACTACGAGGCCATCGCTGAGCGCGTGCAGAAGGACACGGCGGAGCAGCGAGCTCAGGAAGAGCAGGACAAGAAGGAGCGGGCAGAGAGAGTACGGCAGATACGAGAAGAGAG GGAACGAAAGGAGCGAGAAGAGGCAGAGCGAGAGGGCAGGCCGATCCAGGAAGAGGAGCCTGATGATGAGAACATGCCTAGCCCTTTCCAGCCAATAGGAAACCTGGTGTCTgag AACGAGGATAAggaaaaggagaggaagaggccaAGAGAGCTGCAGGAGGGCAGAGCCAACAGCCCGAAGGCAGATGGTGatcaagaggaagaggagtatGAGGAGGAAAATGATGAAGAACCAGAGGATATCAGACGAACGCCAGAAAATACTGGTTCAG CGTCTGCAGGCGAGCAGAGCAAGAAGAAGACGAGGAAGCTGCACCTGAAGAGGAAGCACCGGGTGGACCCGCTCAGAACAGAGGAGGGGCCAGTAGAGAGCCccacccctccacctcctccag TGGGATGGGCGACTCCCAAAGTCTCTAGACTGCCGAAACTAGAACCGCTCGGGGACTTGACACATTCTG
- the arl13b gene encoding ADP-ribosylation factor-like protein 13B isoform X4, with protein MFSLMANCCNWLKRWREPARKVTLVMVGLDNAGKTATVRGIQGDNPRDVAPTVGFSKVDLKQGKFEVTIFDLGGGKRIRGIWKNYYSESHGVVFVVDSSDVQRIQETRETMAEVLQHPRISGKPVLVLANKQDKDGALAEADIIENLSLEKLVNENKCLCQIEPCSAVLGYGKKVDKSIKKGLNWLLSNIAKDYEAIAERVQKDTAEQRAQEEQDKKERAERVRQIREERERKEREEAEREGRPIQEEEPDDENMPSPFQPIGNLVSENEDKEKERKRPRELQEGRANSPKADGDQEEEEYEEENDEEPEDIRRTPENTGSASAGEQSKKKTRKLHLKRKHRVDPLRTEEGPVESPTPPPPPASSV; from the exons ATGTTTAGCCTGATGGCGAATTGCTGTAACTGGCTGAAACGTTGGCGAGAGCCCGCGAG AAAGGTGACTCTGGTCATGGTGGGACTTGATAATGCAGGGAAGACAGCCACTGTACGAGGAATTCAAGGAG ACAATCCTCGTGATGTCGCTCCTACAGTCGGCTTTTCCAAGGTTGACCTGAAACAGGGTAAATTCGAGGTGACCATCTTTGACCTAGGCGGCGGCAAACGAATCCGGGGCATCTGGAAGAACTATTACTCAGAGTCACATGgtgtggtgtttgtggtggaCTCCAGTGATGTCCAGCGCATCCAGGAGACACGAGAAACCATGGCTGAGGTTCTTCAACACCCTCGCATCTCTGGCAAACCAGTGCTAGT GCTTGCCAACAAACAGGACAAAGATGGAGCCCTGGCTGAAGCAGACATCATTGAGAACCTGTCCTTAGAGAAGCTTGTTAACGAGAACAAGTGTCTCTGTCAAATT GAGCCGTGCTCTGCTGTGCTGGGCTACGGCAAAAAGGTGGACAAGTCAATCAAGAAGGGGCTAAACTGGCTCCTCAGCAATATTGCCAAAGACTACGAGGCCATCGCTGAGCGCGTGCAGAAGGACACGGCGGAGCAGCGAGCTCAGGAAGAGCAGGACAAGAAGGAGCGGGCAGAGAGAGTACGGCAGATACGAGAAGAGAG GGAACGAAAGGAGCGAGAAGAGGCAGAGCGAGAGGGCAGGCCGATCCAGGAAGAGGAGCCTGATGATGAGAACATGCCTAGCCCTTTCCAGCCAATAGGAAACCTGGTGTCTgag AACGAGGATAAggaaaaggagaggaagaggccaAGAGAGCTGCAGGAGGGCAGAGCCAACAGCCCGAAGGCAGATGGTGatcaagaggaagaggagtatGAGGAGGAAAATGATGAAGAACCAGAGGATATCAGACGAACGCCAGAAAATACTGGTTCAG CGTCTGCAGGCGAGCAGAGCAAGAAGAAGACGAGGAAGCTGCACCTGAAGAGGAAGCACCGGGTGGACCCGCTCAGAACAGAGGAGGGGCCAGTAGAGAGCCccacccctccacctcctccag